A single window of Streptomyces aquilus DNA harbors:
- a CDS encoding threonine ammonia-lyase gives MSTPTATGHHTALGTRPATTRALGPVHGPAELAVAAARIAPYIVRTPLLPGPVTTACGPYLLLKAEHRQIGGSFKTRGAANAVLALGAERVVTGSSGNHGIALARIARTLGLELTVVLAAGAAPAKAAAIRALGARTVQVGGGVAEREDRARALAETTGAVLVPSSDHPLVIAGQGTVGTELLTDAPDTETVYVPVGGGGLLAGVCLAATAHPVRVVGVEPALTPRYARSLAAGHPVQLPPSDTVADGLRGQRPGHLTYPIIRDRVDDLIAVGEAEILAAAALLRRHGVDAEPSGAVALAGALRAGRRETAVAVVSGGNTAARLHTCTAPTTFPEDTP, from the coding sequence ATGAGCACGCCGACCGCCACCGGCCACCACACCGCGCTCGGCACCCGGCCCGCGACCACGCGCGCCCTGGGCCCTGTCCACGGGCCCGCCGAGCTCGCCGTCGCCGCCGCCCGCATCGCTCCGTACATCGTGCGCACCCCCCTGCTGCCCGGTCCGGTCACCACCGCCTGCGGCCCGTACCTGCTGCTGAAGGCCGAACACCGCCAGATCGGCGGCTCGTTCAAGACCCGCGGTGCCGCCAACGCCGTCCTCGCCCTGGGCGCCGAACGCGTCGTCACCGGCTCCTCCGGCAACCACGGCATCGCCCTCGCCCGCATCGCCCGCACCCTCGGCCTCGAACTGACCGTCGTGCTCGCCGCCGGTGCGGCCCCCGCCAAAGCCGCCGCCATCCGCGCCCTGGGCGCCCGCACCGTCCAGGTCGGCGGGGGAGTGGCCGAGCGCGAGGACCGCGCCCGGGCACTCGCCGAGACGACCGGCGCCGTCCTCGTCCCCTCGTCCGATCACCCTTTGGTGATCGCCGGTCAGGGCACGGTCGGCACCGAACTCCTCACCGACGCCCCCGACACCGAGACGGTCTACGTCCCCGTCGGCGGCGGCGGTCTGCTGGCGGGCGTCTGTCTCGCCGCCACCGCACACCCCGTCCGCGTCGTCGGTGTCGAACCCGCCCTGACCCCGCGCTACGCCCGCTCCCTGGCCGCCGGACACCCCGTTCAGCTACCACCGAGCGACACCGTCGCCGACGGCCTGCGCGGTCAGCGGCCCGGACACCTCACCTACCCGATCATCCGCGACCGGGTCGACGACCTCATCGCCGTCGGCGAGGCCGAGATCCTCGCCGCGGCAGCCCTGCTGCGCCGCCACGGCGTCGACGCCGAACCCAGCGGCGCCGTCGCCCTGGCCGGAGCCCTGCGCGCCGGCCGCCGTGAAACCGCCGTGGCCGTCGTCTCCGGCGGCAACACCGCCGCCCGCCTGCACACCTGCACCGCACCCACCACCTTCCCGGAGGACACACCATGA
- a CDS encoding ABC transporter permease yields MLSFALKRFGSALLVMFAISVLVFLIFFATPGVDPAARIAGRNADPATLAQVRHSFGLDRPMPIRYLLMMRHLLVDRDLESFVNRGARVIPQIVQATPVTLSLVVGAAVIWMVAGILMGTAAATLRGKAADPLIMLVGVVGVSLPAYWLGEVVNLITQKQLHSSVFSWVPPPGYVGLSQDPGQWALHMLFPWLTLALLYAGIYARLLRGEVITALNEDYVRTARAKGLSERRILLRHALRCSLIPIVSLFGLDFGALVGGAALLTEVVFGLPGIGKLTFDALQNLDLPVIMGTVLYAAFFVVLANALVDILYARLDPRARHA; encoded by the coding sequence ATGCTGTCCTTCGCGCTCAAGCGGTTCGGCTCGGCCCTGCTGGTGATGTTCGCGATCAGCGTCCTGGTGTTCCTGATCTTCTTCGCCACTCCGGGAGTCGACCCCGCGGCACGCATCGCGGGCCGCAACGCCGACCCTGCCACCCTCGCCCAGGTGCGGCACTCCTTCGGCCTCGACCGCCCGATGCCGATCCGCTATCTGCTGATGATGCGTCACCTCCTCGTCGACCGCGACCTGGAGTCCTTCGTCAACCGCGGCGCCCGGGTCATCCCGCAGATCGTGCAGGCCACCCCGGTGACCCTGTCGCTGGTCGTCGGCGCCGCGGTGATCTGGATGGTGGCCGGCATCCTCATGGGCACGGCCGCGGCCACTCTGCGCGGCAAGGCGGCCGACCCGCTGATCATGCTCGTGGGCGTGGTCGGCGTCTCGCTGCCCGCCTACTGGCTCGGCGAGGTCGTCAACCTCATCACCCAGAAGCAGCTGCACAGTTCGGTCTTCTCCTGGGTACCACCGCCCGGCTACGTCGGCCTGAGTCAGGACCCGGGCCAGTGGGCGCTGCACATGCTCTTCCCCTGGCTGACGCTGGCCCTGCTGTACGCCGGGATCTACGCCCGCCTCCTGCGCGGCGAGGTCATCACCGCCCTCAACGAGGACTACGTCCGCACGGCCCGCGCCAAGGGCCTGTCCGAGCGCCGGATCCTGCTGCGCCACGCCCTGCGCTGCTCGCTGATCCCGATCGTGTCGCTGTTCGGCCTGGACTTCGGCGCCCTCGTGGGCGGCGCGGCGCTGCTCACCGAGGTGGTCTTCGGCCTGCCCGGCATCGGCAAGCTCACCTTCGACGCCCTCCAGAACCTCGACCTGCCCGTGATCATGGGGACCGTTCTGTACGCGGCCTTCTTCGTGGTCCTCGCCAACGCCCTGGTGGACATCCTGTACGCGCGACTCGACCCGAGGGCCCGCCATGCCTGA
- a CDS encoding lantibiotic dehydratase, translating into MPEDLVPFLGRWRLWNQFALRGPGFPADGVLRLAPPGLAEAADKFDPDTPLSGPDWEAFAGELGAAAVETAHALQDIARTPAFRQALAWQNRPVLTTGIAPFLRWNPDTDARSSMPRQREELVAHYWQRFCVKNDTIGFFGPVGWGRWDPAASGAQVDPGTGLTADSAVYWASWGIDALARILDADPAVRGWIAPRRVPFVVVHGAEVRVPGRRPTTVSAAAAAVLARCDGVRKARDIAADLPGIDVDATLHDLVARRWVTWRVEVPADTHPERALRSWLLTIGEPGLRRRGLAALDLLEAGKTKVAAATDEDELLTALAELERDFTGLTDTAAVREKSASTAPCRALVYSDTRRSATARLGPAVVEALAPLRILMDSAGWLTSQLAATVQAEIRGIHRRLAADGPVDLASFWFACLPVLHGTARTTAGELQREFAARWQRILTVPEGARRVSRHVADIEGAVRQEFDGGGGWTAARYLSPDIMIAADGPEAAARGDLTLVLGELHLAANTLGASLFTHQHPDIDELFAHTDLDHPGPRLLPLIPKEHRARLSARVRQTLIRPQDYQVALSDFTADPARPRAVRSADALVEERGDDLVVRLPDGALFPAVDVFSHVLTTLSMDLFRLLPPAAHTPRVTLDRMVVARETWQLLAADAAFADDKDEARRFVRARQWRARHALPRYVFVVSPTESRPFYVDFDSPVYVTILAKALRRLARKGPNGTATFTEMLPTPEQTWLTDDEGRRYTSELRFVAFDTQEE; encoded by the coding sequence ATGCCCGAAGACCTCGTCCCGTTCCTCGGCCGCTGGCGCCTGTGGAACCAGTTCGCGCTGCGCGGCCCGGGCTTCCCGGCCGACGGCGTGCTGCGCCTGGCCCCGCCCGGACTGGCCGAGGCCGCCGACAAGTTCGACCCCGACACCCCGCTGTCCGGCCCCGACTGGGAGGCCTTCGCCGGCGAACTGGGCGCGGCGGCCGTGGAGACCGCGCACGCACTTCAGGACATCGCCCGCACCCCCGCGTTCCGGCAGGCGCTGGCCTGGCAGAACCGTCCCGTGCTCACCACCGGCATCGCCCCGTTCCTGCGCTGGAATCCCGACACCGACGCGCGCAGCAGCATGCCCCGCCAGCGCGAGGAGCTCGTCGCGCACTACTGGCAGCGGTTCTGCGTGAAGAACGACACCATCGGTTTCTTCGGCCCGGTCGGCTGGGGCCGCTGGGACCCCGCGGCGTCCGGGGCGCAGGTCGACCCCGGGACCGGACTGACCGCCGACTCCGCGGTCTACTGGGCCAGTTGGGGCATCGACGCACTCGCCAGGATTCTGGACGCGGACCCGGCGGTGCGCGGTTGGATCGCCCCGAGGCGGGTGCCGTTCGTCGTCGTGCACGGTGCCGAGGTGCGTGTGCCCGGCCGGCGCCCGACGACGGTGTCCGCCGCGGCCGCGGCGGTTCTCGCCCGTTGCGACGGGGTCCGCAAGGCCCGCGACATCGCCGCCGACCTGCCCGGCATCGATGTCGACGCGACGCTGCACGACCTGGTGGCCCGCCGCTGGGTGACCTGGCGGGTGGAGGTGCCGGCCGACACCCACCCCGAGCGTGCCCTGCGCAGCTGGCTGCTGACCATCGGCGAGCCCGGCCTCAGGCGACGCGGCCTTGCCGCCCTCGACCTCCTGGAGGCGGGGAAGACGAAAGTGGCCGCAGCCACCGACGAGGACGAACTACTGACCGCGCTGGCGGAGTTGGAGCGCGACTTCACCGGCCTCACCGACACGGCCGCCGTACGCGAGAAGTCGGCCTCCACCGCCCCCTGCCGCGCTCTCGTGTACAGCGACACCCGCCGCTCGGCCACCGCCCGCCTCGGTCCGGCTGTCGTGGAGGCGCTGGCGCCGCTGCGCATCCTGATGGACAGCGCGGGCTGGCTCACCTCACAACTGGCCGCCACCGTGCAAGCCGAGATCCGCGGGATCCATCGCCGGCTCGCCGCGGACGGCCCGGTCGACCTGGCCTCGTTCTGGTTCGCGTGCCTGCCGGTCCTGCACGGCACCGCCCGCACCACGGCCGGGGAACTGCAGCGGGAGTTCGCCGCACGCTGGCAGCGCATCCTGACAGTCCCCGAAGGGGCCCGCAGGGTCAGCCGGCACGTCGCCGACATCGAAGGGGCCGTGCGGCAGGAGTTCGACGGCGGCGGAGGCTGGACCGCCGCCCGCTACCTCAGCCCGGACATCATGATCGCCGCCGACGGTCCCGAGGCAGCCGCCCGCGGCGACCTCACCCTCGTCCTCGGCGAACTCCACCTCGCCGCCAACACCCTGGGCGCCTCGCTCTTCACCCACCAGCACCCCGACATCGACGAACTGTTCGCCCACACCGACCTAGACCACCCCGGCCCGCGGCTACTGCCCCTGATCCCCAAGGAACACCGCGCCCGCCTCTCCGCCCGCGTCCGCCAGACGCTGATACGCCCCCAGGACTACCAGGTCGCCCTCTCCGACTTCACCGCCGACCCTGCTCGCCCGCGGGCCGTCCGCAGTGCCGACGCCCTCGTCGAGGAGCGCGGCGACGACCTGGTCGTCCGCCTGCCCGACGGCGCCCTCTTCCCCGCCGTCGACGTCTTCTCGCACGTCCTGACCACGCTGTCCATGGACCTCTTCCGGCTGCTGCCACCGGCCGCCCACACCCCTCGCGTCACCCTCGACCGGATGGTGGTCGCGCGCGAGACCTGGCAGCTGCTCGCCGCGGACGCGGCCTTCGCCGACGACAAGGACGAAGCCCGGCGCTTCGTCCGGGCCCGCCAGTGGCGCGCCCGACACGCTCTGCCCCGCTACGTCTTCGTGGTCTCTCCGACGGAGTCCCGGCCCTTCTACGTCGACTTCGACAGCCCGGTCTACGTCACGATCCTCGCCAAGGCCCTGCGCCGCCTGGCCCGCAAGGGCCCGAACGGCACAGCCACGTTCACGGAGATGCTCCCGACGCCGGAACAGACCTGGCTCACCGATGACGAAGGGCGGCGCTACACATCGGAGTTGAGGTTCGTCGCCTTCGACACGCAGGAGGAGTGA
- a CDS encoding MbtH family protein, whose amino-acid sequence MTQPDFANGADAEEARPGTDEEYLVVRNDEEQYSIWRADRALPAGWHPEGLRGGRQACLDHIGEIWTDMRPLSLRRRLAEADA is encoded by the coding sequence GTGACGCAACCCGACTTCGCCAACGGCGCGGACGCCGAGGAGGCCCGCCCGGGCACCGACGAGGAGTACCTCGTGGTGCGCAACGACGAGGAGCAGTACTCGATCTGGCGGGCGGACCGCGCACTCCCCGCGGGCTGGCACCCGGAGGGACTGCGCGGCGGCCGGCAGGCGTGCTTGGACCACATCGGCGAGATCTGGACGGACATGCGTCCGCTGAGCCTGCGCCGACGGCTGGCCGAGGCAGATGCCTGA
- a CDS encoding lantibiotic dehydratase: protein MSDEHAPVLLPGGGWRLWEQFALRGPGFPADGMLRLAPPGLAEAADKFGPDTPLSGPEWDGFTQELATAAVHTARHLQQVAARPRFQAALAWQNPAVLRTGIAPFLRWNPDTDARSSMPRQREELVAHYWQRFCVKNDTIGFFGPVGWGRWDLAATDALSRRAGDTFLAAGEVYFSGWAIDALAKVLAEDAALMRWIPPRRVSIVRVVGATVRVPGRPAQPVGEREAAVLALCDGTRPVAEIAAVLDLPEDDVTAVVRELARRRWVHWRLEVPAATHPDRALRAIVERVPDEEARGRALAKLAVLEGGRDAVREAGDDADALTAAIGALETDFAALTDTEAQRAKGARTAPCRGLVYSDTRRAATATAGPGLLAHLEPLQLCLTAARWMTNRFADGIRVRLRTVYDRLAADGPVDLATLWLHTLPSPHPEAGDLIDAVQGELRAKWARLLDIPDGARHVRRTTADLAARVREEFEEPGDGWSLARYISPDVLVVAEDEAALARGDVELVLGEMHCALNTMGASLFVHQHPGRDELIAETSRDFPAPRLLPMLAKELPLKWSTRSRPSLDREQDHYVALVDQTGDPHRPRTVLSADVLVEDADGRLTVVLPDGTRYDLLDAYANTLTQRVMDRFTLRPGGDHTPRISVDRMILARETWQLPVADVDFADEKSEAARFVRARHWQRRHDLPRFVFVVSPTEPRPFYVDFDSPVYTTILAKAARRLARKDPGARLKVSEMLPTPEQAWLTDADGRRYTSELRFVAVDRTVTDQGER from the coding sequence ATGTCGGACGAGCACGCACCTGTCCTGCTGCCGGGCGGAGGCTGGCGGCTGTGGGAACAGTTCGCGCTGCGCGGCCCGGGCTTCCCCGCCGACGGCATGCTGCGCCTGGCCCCGCCCGGACTGGCCGAGGCCGCCGACAAGTTCGGCCCCGACACCCCGCTGTCCGGCCCCGAGTGGGACGGCTTCACCCAGGAGCTCGCCACCGCGGCCGTGCACACCGCCCGCCACTTGCAGCAGGTCGCCGCCCGGCCCCGCTTCCAGGCGGCCCTGGCCTGGCAGAACCCTGCGGTGCTGCGTACCGGCATCGCCCCGTTCCTGCGCTGGAATCCCGACACCGACGCGCGCAGCAGCATGCCCCGCCAGCGTGAGGAGCTCGTCGCGCACTACTGGCAGCGGTTCTGCGTGAAGAACGACACCATCGGCTTCTTCGGCCCGGTCGGCTGGGGCCGCTGGGACCTGGCCGCGACGGACGCCCTCTCCCGCCGCGCCGGGGACACCTTCCTGGCCGCGGGCGAGGTGTACTTCTCCGGCTGGGCGATCGACGCGCTGGCGAAGGTGCTGGCCGAGGACGCCGCGCTGATGCGCTGGATCCCGCCGCGCCGCGTCTCCATCGTCCGGGTCGTCGGCGCCACCGTCCGGGTGCCCGGCCGGCCCGCGCAGCCGGTGGGGGAGCGTGAGGCGGCGGTACTCGCACTGTGCGACGGGACCCGGCCGGTGGCCGAGATCGCCGCCGTACTCGATCTGCCCGAGGACGACGTCACGGCCGTCGTGCGGGAGCTGGCCCGCAGGCGCTGGGTGCACTGGCGCCTGGAGGTCCCGGCGGCCACCCACCCCGACCGTGCCCTGCGCGCCATCGTGGAGCGGGTCCCCGACGAGGAGGCGCGTGGGCGTGCGCTGGCGAAGCTCGCCGTCCTGGAGGGCGGGCGCGACGCCGTGCGCGAGGCCGGCGACGACGCCGACGCGCTGACCGCCGCGATCGGCGCGCTGGAGACCGACTTCGCCGCCCTCACCGACACCGAGGCCCAGCGTGCCAAGGGCGCCCGGACCGCACCCTGCCGCGGCCTGGTCTACTCCGACACGCGCCGCGCGGCCACCGCCACCGCAGGACCGGGTCTGCTCGCCCACCTGGAACCCCTCCAGCTGTGCCTGACCGCCGCGCGCTGGATGACCAACCGCTTCGCCGACGGGATCCGCGTACGCCTGCGCACCGTGTACGACCGGCTCGCCGCCGACGGCCCCGTCGACCTCGCCACCCTGTGGCTGCACACCTTGCCCTCACCGCATCCCGAGGCGGGCGACCTCATCGACGCCGTCCAGGGCGAACTGCGCGCCAAGTGGGCCCGCCTGCTCGACATCCCGGACGGCGCGCGCCATGTCCGGCGGACCACCGCCGACCTCGCCGCCCGGGTCCGTGAGGAGTTCGAGGAGCCCGGGGACGGCTGGTCCCTGGCCCGCTACATCAGCCCCGACGTCCTCGTCGTCGCCGAGGACGAGGCGGCGCTGGCGCGCGGGGACGTGGAACTGGTCCTGGGCGAGATGCACTGCGCCCTGAACACCATGGGCGCCTCCCTCTTCGTGCACCAGCACCCCGGCCGCGACGAACTGATCGCCGAGACCAGCCGCGACTTCCCCGCCCCGCGCCTGCTGCCCATGCTCGCCAAGGAGCTGCCCCTGAAGTGGTCCACCCGCAGCCGCCCTTCGCTCGACCGTGAGCAGGACCACTACGTGGCGCTGGTCGACCAGACCGGAGACCCCCACCGTCCGCGCACCGTGCTGAGCGCCGATGTCCTGGTCGAGGACGCCGACGGCCGGCTGACCGTGGTCCTCCCCGACGGCACCCGCTACGACCTCCTCGACGCCTACGCCAACACCCTCACCCAGCGCGTGATGGACCGCTTCACCCTGCGCCCCGGGGGCGACCACACCCCGCGCATCAGCGTCGACCGCATGATCCTGGCCCGTGAGACCTGGCAACTGCCGGTCGCGGACGTCGATTTCGCCGACGAGAAGTCGGAGGCCGCGCGTTTCGTCCGGGCCCGCCACTGGCAGCGCCGCCACGACCTGCCGCGCTTCGTGTTCGTCGTCTCCCCGACCGAACCCCGCCCGTTCTACGTCGACTTCGACAGCCCCGTCTACACCACCATCCTCGCCAAGGCCGCCCGCCGCCTCGCCCGCAAGGACCCCGGCGCCCGTCTGAAGGTCAGCGAGATGCTGCCCACCCCGGAGCAGGCCTGGCTCACCGACGCCGACGGCCGGCGCTACACCTCCGAACTGCGGTTCGTCGCCGTCGACCGGACCGTCACCGATCAGGGGGAGCGCTGA
- a CDS encoding ABC transporter ATP-binding protein — MPEPLLDVRDLRVSFRTRTGPVTAVDGLSFTVAPGEVLGVVGESGSGKSVSMLAVLRLLTNPNVTVSGEVRFRGRDLLALPDKDMRAIRGREVAMVFQDPMTALTPVYTVGWQIAEQIRAHEQVSRKAARARAVQLLSDVGIPDAASRVNAYPHEFSGGMRQRAVIAMALSCSPALLIADEPTTALDVTVQAQILDLMRELNAGGAAVVLITHDMGVVSQIADRVLVMYGGRAAEEGPRRAVFHGPRHPYTWGLLDSVPRVGGPRLRRLPTIAGMPVSPGGLPEGCAFAPRCRLRHERCEERPALSGDTHRDACWLPPDDRAALRLTARVAATGPADTNTEDTNTETVATGPADINTETVATGPVDIDTEAAK; from the coding sequence ATGCCTGAACCCCTGCTGGACGTACGCGACCTGCGGGTCTCCTTCCGCACCCGCACCGGCCCGGTCACGGCCGTCGACGGCCTCTCCTTCACCGTCGCACCCGGCGAAGTCCTGGGCGTGGTGGGCGAGTCGGGCTCCGGCAAGAGCGTGTCGATGCTGGCCGTCCTGCGCCTGCTGACCAACCCCAACGTCACGGTGTCGGGCGAAGTCCGCTTCCGAGGCCGCGACTTGCTCGCCCTTCCCGACAAGGACATGCGTGCGATACGGGGCCGGGAGGTCGCCATGGTCTTCCAGGACCCGATGACCGCGCTGACCCCCGTGTACACGGTCGGCTGGCAGATCGCCGAGCAGATACGTGCGCACGAGCAGGTGTCCCGCAAGGCGGCGCGGGCCCGCGCGGTCCAGCTGCTCTCCGACGTCGGCATCCCCGACGCGGCCTCCCGGGTGAACGCCTACCCGCACGAGTTCTCCGGCGGCATGCGCCAGCGCGCGGTCATCGCGATGGCCCTGTCCTGCAGCCCCGCGCTGCTCATCGCCGACGAACCGACGACTGCGCTGGATGTCACCGTCCAGGCCCAGATCCTCGACCTGATGCGGGAGTTGAACGCAGGCGGTGCGGCCGTCGTGCTCATCACGCACGACATGGGGGTGGTCTCCCAGATCGCCGACCGGGTCCTGGTGATGTACGGCGGCCGGGCGGCCGAGGAGGGCCCGCGCCGGGCGGTGTTCCACGGCCCCCGGCACCCCTACACCTGGGGCCTGCTGGACTCGGTGCCCCGCGTCGGCGGTCCCCGGCTGCGACGGCTGCCCACCATCGCGGGCATGCCGGTCTCGCCCGGCGGCCTTCCGGAGGGATGCGCGTTCGCGCCGCGCTGCCGGCTGCGTCACGAGCGGTGCGAGGAGCGCCCCGCACTGTCCGGCGACACCCACCGCGACGCCTGCTGGCTGCCACCGGACGACCGCGCGGCTCTGCGCCTGACGGCACGGGTGGCGGCGACCGGTCCTGCGGACACGAACACGGAGGACACGAACACGGAGACGGTGGCGACCGGCCCGGCGGACATCAACACGGAGACGGTAGCGACCGGCCCGGTGGACATCGACACGGAGGCGGCGAAGTGA
- a CDS encoding ABC transporter ATP-binding protein, with product MTAQDMVAVDEDAPPAGDVLLRATDVTKHYPLTRRRKVLRAVDGVSLDVHTGETLGIVGESGCGKSTLGRCLVRLTELTSGRVEFDGQDISTLSTRRLRPVRPGMQLVFQDPQASLNPRRRAGDIVAEPLLVHRYGDAATVRRRVAELFDVVGLAAAHLDRYPHEFSGGQRQRIGIARALATNPKLIVADEPVSALDVSIQAQVLNLFADLQEEFALTYVFIAHDLGVVRHVSDRIAVMYLGEIVELAGTEALFEAPAHPYTQALLSAVPDIDDGSAPDAPPRERIVLTGEVPNPVDKPTGCPFRTRCPYARERCAVERPRLTPTPAGRRVACHYPLTD from the coding sequence GTGACGGCACAGGACATGGTGGCGGTGGACGAGGACGCGCCTCCCGCGGGCGACGTCCTGCTGCGCGCCACGGACGTCACCAAGCACTACCCACTCACCCGCCGCCGCAAGGTCCTACGAGCCGTGGACGGAGTGTCCCTCGACGTCCACACCGGCGAAACCCTCGGCATCGTCGGCGAGTCGGGCTGCGGCAAGTCCACCCTGGGCCGCTGCCTGGTCCGGCTCACCGAACTCACCAGCGGCCGGGTCGAGTTCGACGGGCAGGACATCAGCACCTTGTCCACGCGCCGACTGCGGCCCGTGCGCCCGGGCATGCAGCTGGTCTTCCAGGACCCGCAGGCCTCGCTCAACCCCCGCCGCCGCGCCGGCGACATCGTGGCCGAGCCGCTGCTCGTGCACCGCTACGGCGACGCCGCCACCGTCCGCCGCCGGGTCGCCGAGCTCTTCGACGTCGTAGGACTGGCCGCGGCGCACCTGGACCGCTATCCGCACGAGTTCTCCGGCGGTCAGCGCCAACGCATCGGAATCGCCCGGGCGTTGGCCACCAACCCGAAGCTGATCGTCGCCGACGAGCCGGTGTCCGCGCTCGACGTGTCGATCCAGGCCCAGGTGCTGAACCTCTTCGCCGACCTCCAGGAGGAGTTCGCGCTCACCTACGTCTTCATCGCGCACGACCTCGGCGTGGTCCGCCATGTGTCGGACCGGATCGCCGTCATGTACCTCGGCGAGATCGTCGAACTCGCGGGTACGGAGGCCCTGTTCGAGGCACCCGCCCACCCCTACACACAGGCGCTGCTGTCCGCGGTGCCGGACATCGACGACGGCAGCGCGCCGGACGCACCGCCCCGGGAACGCATCGTCCTCACCGGCGAGGTACCCAACCCGGTGGACAAGCCGACGGGCTGCCCCTTCCGCACCCGCTGCCCGTACGCACGCGAACGCTGCGCCGTGGAGCGCCCCCGGCTCACACCGACGCCCGCAGGACGCCGCGTTGCCTGCCACTACCCACTGACCGACTGA
- a CDS encoding acyl carrier protein: MTENTATAVSTLDLLVDVFRDVLDYADLTADTDFYEAGGDSLTAFQITGRLQEILGSDDIPVSLVFAYPTPRDLAEVVDADFGRP; encoded by the coding sequence ATGACCGAGAACACCGCCACCGCCGTCAGCACCCTCGACCTGCTCGTCGACGTCTTCCGCGACGTCCTGGACTACGCCGACCTCACCGCGGACACCGACTTCTACGAGGCGGGCGGCGACTCGCTCACCGCCTTCCAGATCACCGGCCGCCTCCAGGAGATCCTCGGCTCCGACGACATCCCGGTCTCCCTGGTCTTCGCCTACCCGACCCCGCGCGACCTCGCCGAGGTCGTCGACGCCGACTTCGGGCGCCCCTGA
- a CDS encoding amino acid adenylation domain-containing protein → MRTLADDLAEHAARHPRRIALDTPDGPVTYRRLHDRTTQLTRLLRAHGVRPETVCAVAVDHGLDAVAAMTAVLRCGAAFLTLDVSQPRDRLASFVRSAHARLLLTTTAHAPALDLGVPVVQLDAPDAAAPAVDPPLAPVAPRALAYVSHTSGSTGEPSPVLVEHHALDGYLRDTARAFGLGPETVVLQMAPLGYDASIRDTFAPLLAGARLVLVERARLLRPAEFANTVREHGVTALLSVTPSFLTHLAAQRALADPLAGVTLVASSGESLRPFLTAGGRSLVPGRLVNQYGPTECTMTTTRHDVVPDADPADDVVGLPRPGTTVRVLGPDLAPVPDGVVGEVYIGGTGLARGYGGLPARTAASFVPDPYGPPGSRLYRTGDLGRWSPQGLRYEGRGDRQIKIRGYRVDPAEIEGALLAHPAVSGAVITAHTDDRGRVYLAAHVTGDDTMPDAALRAHLARTLPPHLMPRRFHRHTTLPTTRGGKTDRGRLVAGSTA, encoded by the coding sequence ATGCGCACGCTCGCCGACGACCTCGCCGAACACGCCGCCCGGCACCCGCGGCGGATCGCCCTGGACACCCCCGACGGCCCGGTGACCTACCGGCGACTCCACGACCGGACCACACAGCTGACCCGCCTGCTGCGGGCCCACGGCGTGCGGCCGGAGACCGTCTGCGCCGTTGCCGTCGACCACGGTCTGGACGCCGTGGCGGCCATGACGGCCGTCCTGCGCTGCGGTGCGGCCTTCCTCACCCTGGACGTGAGCCAGCCCCGCGACCGGCTGGCCTCCTTCGTCCGCAGCGCGCACGCCCGCCTGCTGCTGACCACCACGGCGCACGCCCCTGCCCTGGACCTCGGCGTCCCCGTCGTCCAGCTGGACGCACCGGACGCCGCAGCCCCCGCCGTCGATCCTCCGCTTGCGCCCGTAGCCCCCCGTGCCCTGGCCTACGTCAGCCACACCTCCGGCAGCACCGGCGAGCCGAGTCCCGTCCTCGTCGAGCACCACGCCCTCGACGGCTACCTGCGCGACACCGCCCGGGCCTTCGGCCTCGGCCCGGAGACGGTCGTCCTTCAGATGGCTCCGCTGGGCTACGACGCCTCGATTCGCGACACCTTCGCACCCCTGCTGGCCGGCGCCCGCCTCGTCCTGGTGGAGCGCGCCCGGCTGCTGCGCCCGGCCGAGTTCGCGAACACCGTGCGCGAGCACGGTGTCACCGCCCTGCTCAGCGTCACCCCGTCCTTCCTCACCCACCTCGCCGCACAGCGCGCCCTCGCCGACCCGCTGGCCGGCGTCACGCTCGTCGCGTCCAGCGGCGAGTCCCTGCGTCCCTTCCTCACCGCGGGCGGCCGTTCCCTCGTTCCCGGCCGCCTCGTGAACCAGTACGGCCCGACCGAGTGCACCATGACGACCACTCGTCACGATGTCGTACCCGATGCCGATCCGGCCGACGACGTCGTCGGCCTGCCCAGGCCCGGCACCACGGTCCGCGTCCTCGGCCCCGACCTCGCACCCGTCCCCGACGGCGTGGTGGGCGAGGTGTACATCGGAGGCACCGGCCTCGCCCGCGGCTACGGCGGACTGCCGGCCCGCACGGCCGCCTCCTTCGTCCCCGACCCCTACGGACCACCCGGCTCCCGCCTGTACCGCACCGGTGACCTCGGCCGGTGGAGTCCCCAGGGACTGCGCTACGAGGGGCGCGGCGACCGGCAGATCAAGATCCGCGGCTACCGGGTGGACCCCGCCGAGATCGAGGGAGCCCTGCTCGCCCACCCCGCCGTCAGCGGGGCCGTCATCACCGCGCACACCGACGACCGCGGCCGCGTCTACCTGGCGGCGCATGTCACCGGGGACGACACCATGCCGGACGCCGCCCTGCGCGCCCATCTGGCCCGCACTCTGCCGCCCCATCTGATGCCGCGCCGGTTCCACCGCCACACCACCTTGCCCACCACCCGCGGCGGCAAGACAGACCGTGGCCGCCTGGTCGCCGGGAGCACCGCATGA